A window of the Planococcus citri chromosome 4, ihPlaCitr1.1, whole genome shotgun sequence genome harbors these coding sequences:
- the LOC135842441 gene encoding uncharacterized protein LOC135842441 — MSNNQTHEGDRIVDGSDDPYVYLYSVPNLKELASHEVARGIWCSGLDKFQHDNEQDGYHQERSVQLIEDLNIPRCIKDMVRNDLREVSRSIEHWAEDILFYMEFPKKFSKYHYDIPSIDPNWLVWSTNGEIDCRKTAKNMLQVDCLTNVHKFIIMSVYCMEDEMKNFSLDSLQAEFYADVDSSNGWVFFYWIRYLRNEPCEELEYRTIAENFNIRDRFIYEYFWSLLDDDDQVAVANDLIRLAYQSEEKQKYGRYYATCTRVLFGQIISKMTSNQRLHLFEANMGIYFSLVCSNSPRQVLRIWRHSKNHVTVTEFSTIIGELLFRSKHNPALMSSLAKIWDSASTSHRKYLIRRQSRVCSYIDFCLRSPNLLEFVSKLLHNFSSNGRKRLIFKVAESPRFHECGPESFNYLVNSFLPHFEDQLALKEFVMQSHHFKEYLYRLLIRDQEYEKFIGKIKFYCSYDASAVQVFKEEFLKKELTAHSCDIGLITNFNKWYKFSEFIDGTFENDLISGLEVKKKFLSKMAAAFRNQFPNYFEAHYERLDDYGKVVEMVCVYDELKKVKRSFSYFCCVKIMISKVILCGTRAIARFPRPLDFPPYLTD; from the coding sequence ATGTCCAATAATCAGACACATGAAGGAGACCGCATTGTCGATGGCAGCGACGATCCTTATGTTTATCTTTACAGTGTACCAAACCTAAAAGAATTAGCATCACATGAAGTAGCTCGAGGAATATGGTGCAGTGGTTTGGACAAGTTCCAGCATGACAATGAGCAAGATGGTTATCATCAGGAGCGTTCTGTACAACTGATAGAGGATTTGAATATTCCTAGATGCATTAAAGATATGGTCCGAAATGACCTACGGGAAGTTAGCCGAAGTATTGAACATTGGGCAgaagatattttattttacatggaATTTCCCaagaaattttccaagtatCATTATGATATTCCTAGCATTGATCCAAACTGGTTGGTTTGGTCGACTAATGGTGAAATCGACTGCAGAAAAACTGCTAAAAACATGCTGCAAGTCGACTGCTTGACAAATGTGCATAAATTTATCATTATGAGCGTCTATTGCATGGaggacgaaatgaaaaatttttcgttggATTCGCTGCAGGCAGAATTTTACGCAGATGTGGATTCTTCCAATGGCTGGGTGTTTTTCTATTGGATTCGTTACCTTAGAAACGAACCGTGTGAAGAGCTAGAATACCGCACCATAGCAGAGAATTTCAATATTCGTGATCGGTTCATCTACGAGTACTTTTGGAGCCTTTTAGATGACGATGATCAGGTAGCAGTTGCCAATGATTTGATTCGTCTAGCTTACCAAAGCGAAGAGAAACAGAAATATGGCCGATATTACGCCACTTGCACTCGCGTACTTTTTGggcaaataatttccaaaatgacttcCAATCAGCGACTACATTTGTTTGAGGCTAATATGGGAATATATTTTTCCCTCGTGTGTTCCAATTCTCCACGACAAGTACTTCGAATTTGGAGACATTCTAAAAATCACGTCACGGTGACAGAGTTTTCTACGATTATCGGTGAACTTTTGTTTCGTAGTAAACATAATCCCGCATTGATGTCTTCATTGGCTAAGATTTGGGATTCTGCTTCTACTTCCCATAGAAAATACCTGATTCGCCGCCAATCCCGGGTTTGCTCATACATTGATTTTTGTCTTCGCAGCCCCAACCTTCTAGAATTTGTGAGCAAATTACTTCATAATTTCTCTTCAAATGGTAGAAAACGACTGATTTTCAAGGTAGCTGAAAGCCCCCGTTTTCACGAATGTGGTCCCGAATCGTTCAACTATTTAGTGAACTCATTTTTGCCGCACTTCGAGGACCAATTGGCGCTGAAAGAATTTGTAATGCAGTCTCACCATTTCAAGGAATATTTATATCGTTTGTTAATCCGTGATCAAGAGTAcgaaaaattcattggaaaaataaaattttattgttcttaTGATGCAAGTGCTGTCCAAGTATTCAAAGAAGAGTTCCTGAAAAAAGAATTAACAGCACATTCTTGTGACATTGGTCTAATTACCAACTTCAATAAATGGTACAAATTCAGTGAATTTATCGACGGAACTTTTGAAAACGATCTTATCTCAGGATTggaagtgaagaaaaaattcttatcaaagATGGCGGCCGCCTTTAGGAACCAATTTCCTAACTATTTTGAAGCCCATTATGAGCGTTTAGATGATTACGGGAAAGTTGTTGAAATGGTATGTGTAtacgatgaattgaaaaaagtgaaacgttCGTTCAGCTACTTTTGCTGTGTCAAGATCATGATTTCGAAGGTAATACTTTGTGGTACCAGAGCCATTGCACGATTTCCGCGTCCGCTAGATTTCCCGCCATATTTGACTGATTGA
- the LOC135842440 gene encoding uncharacterized protein LOC135842440 isoform X3, protein MANRRIHEANDPIVENHEDRFVYINDAPLSLQELAADEIARSIWHSNLTTYHPIKKEEPNVIWLHDLLEHCDEQGYQQHQTKRMVNYLKLPRSVVEKLENSLKSVRKQIRDWVVHLLQIVFNYECLRNRHEIRGVDPRWCVWRANGRIDYEHSARKIIEMGNLSDLQKFLIMCEYCFDDEIEKFSLDLLPSEFIDKVEFTTHRSCFYWIRYLKNKPRKKRFENPILADLKKSRKRNTFFGYELYYPEDHYDYYRFSNVFFWHRLNDDDQVRVVSAWIRRELPSEYMLLDQIVSEMSWYQQQRLLSEMTEQNVLNFITHLNSPRFAVWIWKHLKDKTSAERFIKMFCELIFSEIATCTLVEIWQTASDHQRNYFIANMSIEFIYRFIRENYVFSRSLIGGLMNERRNLYDKSLLNNMFDGSTSPDCDDHLTVIKSIIDSIRFFKHLELTHCYQYPEKLDDELKSYFLNDDNAAREYKRLYLTRVEPNCNIATIRLVTNFNLWNEFCKHLDEACDYDLTGTSHVKKTILSALAEDLFTQQAHSEVAEPQYYLDLQHGFDDLVQIFEMVFEDNNELRGEKRDFYSAFRNYKSKHAFVNIDHEFKLKLKRWCVGLKKKKFIPK, encoded by the coding sequence ATGGCCAATCGCAGAATACACGAGGCCAATGACCCCATCGTCGAGAATCACGAAGACCGCTTTGTATACATCAACGACGCACCATTAAGTTTGCAAGAACTAGCGGCAGATGAAATAGCTCGATCAATATGGCACAGCAATCTGACAACGTATCACCCTATCAAAAAGGAAGAACCGAATGTTATCTGGTTACACGATCTTCTCGAGCACTGCGACGAACAGGGATACCAGCAACATCAGACAAAACGGATGGTAAACTATCTGAAACTTCCTCGTAGTGTTGTAGAAAAGCTGGAAAATTCCTTGAAAAGTGTTCGTAAACAGATTAGAGATTGGGTGGTGCATCTTCTTCAGATAGTATTTAACTACGAATGCCTGAGGAATCGTCACGAAATTCGTGGCGTTGATCCAAGATGGTGCGTTTGGAGAGCGAATGGCCGAATCGATTATGAACATAGCGCGAGGAAAATCATAGAGATGGGCAATTTGAGCGATCTGCAGAAATTCCTCATCATGTGCGAATATTGTTTCGACGACGAGATCGAGAAGTTTTCTTTGGACTTGCTGCCTTCTGAATTCATCGACAAAGTAGAGTTTACCACTCACCGTTCTTGTTTCTATTGGATTCGTTACCTTAAAAATAAACCGCGTAAAAAGCGgtttgaaaatcccattttggCAGATCTCAAAAAGTCACGGAAACGTAATACCTTTTTTGGTTACGAGCTGTATTATCCCGAGGATCATTATGATTATTATAGATTCAGTAATGTTTTTTTCTGGCATCGTTTAAACGATGATGATCAAGTGAGAGTTGTTAGCGCTTGGATTCGTCGAGAACTTCCTTCCGAGTACATGTTACTTGACCAAATCGTTTCGGAAATGTCGTGGTATCAGCAACAGCGTTTGCTTTCTGAAATGACCGAACAAAATGTTCTCAACTTTATTACGCATTTGAATTCACCACGATTTGCTGTTTGGATATGGAAACACTTGAAAGACAAGACGTCCGCAGAACGATTCATCAAGATGTTTTGCGAACTGATATTTAGCGAAATTGCAACATGTACGTTGGTCGAGATTTGGCAGACTGCTTCTGATCATcagagaaattattttattgccaaTATGTCGATAGAGTTCATTTACAGATTTATTCGTGAAAACTATGTCTTCAGCCGCTCGCTAATAGGTGGATTAATGAATGAGAGAAGAAACCTGTACGATAAATCTTTGTTGAATAATATGTTTGATGGTAGTACTTCGCCGGACTGTGATGACCATTTAACTGTAATCAAATCAATTATCGACTctatcagattttttaaacatttagaACTTACACATTGCTATCAATATCCAGAAAAGTTAGACGACGAATTGAAATCGTACTTTTTGAATGATGATAACGCTGCTCGTGAATACAAACGACTGTACCTGACGCGAGTAGAACCGAACTGTAATATTGCCACAATTCGCCTcgttacaaatttcaatttgtggaaCGAGTTTTGTAAACATCTCGACGAAGCTTGCGATTATGACTTGACAGGCACATCGCATGTGAAGAAAACCATCTTATCTGCTTTAGCTGAAGACTTATTTACACAACAGGCCCACAGCGAAGTGGCCGAACCGCAATATTACCTCGATCTCCAGCATGGTTTTGATGATCTAgtgcaaattttcgaaatggtgTTCGAGGACAACAATGAACTAAGAGGTGAGAAACGTGACTTTTACAGTGCATTTCGCAACTATAAGTCGAAACATGCCTTTGTGAATATTGACCACGAGTTCAAATTGAAGCTTAAACGGTGGTGTgtcggattaaaaaaaaaaaaatttatacctaaatGA